A single Triticum dicoccoides isolate Atlit2015 ecotype Zavitan chromosome 2A, WEW_v2.0, whole genome shotgun sequence DNA region contains:
- the LOC119356007 gene encoding ankyrin-3-like, with the protein MASPLEYALAVLQARLLQAAEDGDLPLFKRTARALDGGKGRLREAVEGATASNCGARALHVAAVHGRMPVCAYLVEDLQVNVDATDESGETALSYAAVNGIVNVVRYLLDHGANPDKSGPGNRTPLHMAVGQGNCEIVKVLLSKGADVNCYSDSGTPLHIAAVFGLDGAMKILLDHHADASLTILPCLLLVLNAPSTAQSTP; encoded by the exons ATGGCGTCGCCTCTCGAGTACG CTCTCGCCGTGCTGCAGGCGCGGCTCCTCCAGGCGGCGGAAGACGGCGACCTCCCCCTCTTCAAGA GGACGGCGAGGGCGCTGGACGGCGGGAAAGGCCGCCTGAGGGAGGCGGTGGAGGGCGCGACCGCGAGTAACTGCGGCGCTCGGGCTTTGCACGTCGCCGCCGTTCACGGGAGGATGCCCGTGTGCGCCTACCTGGTCGAGGACCTCCAGGTGAATGTCGATGCCACCGACGAGTCAG GCGAGACAGCTCTGAGTTATGCAGCTGTTAATGGAATTGTGAATGTTGTGCGCTATCTTCTTGATCACGGTGCCAATCCAGATAAGTCTGGTCCGGGAAACCGTACTCCTCTCCACATGGCAGTTGGACAAG GGAATTGTGAAATAGTAAAGGTTTTGCTGTCAAAAGGAGCTGATGTCAATTGTTATTCTGACTCGGGGACGCCACTGCATATTGCTGCTGTATTTGGGTTAGATGGTGCTATGAAGATTTTGTTGGATCACCATGCAGATGCAAGTCTCACTATTTTACCTTGTTTGCTCCTTGTACTTAACGCACCAAGTACTGCACAATCCACTCCATGA